In one window of Phyllopteryx taeniolatus isolate TA_2022b chromosome 23, UOR_Ptae_1.2, whole genome shotgun sequence DNA:
- the si:ch73-71d17.2 gene encoding RPA-related protein RADX isoform X2 produces the protein MAATDCVLRRTLRRSRTAPNQRSQVVCRETLYVLDVLRYTRDLGSSIYFPHTVFSGDDLYDVTLSDRDCRLRVTLDPGLNVLVERHVLRLGAALRTATLAPAMVGLADRTEDQSFILVNVEMSVAAGDDESRDSDWDSLPWSGSPDVSGPLLASRAFFLPLWNKVDFHGDAWKQTPPPMSEHDGKVYHPSVTIKGLREGFIGRKVWVRGSILHRLILRITAKSKLTYYGKADRNSKCPYQVGEGVAIEESGRGVLRTHARSHALARQGLLEACDRTGSVSVVMWNGLCVNWFCVLKPGDVISLSHFRVKRRYMSEGDDIEISANSQNLAARISLLPEASVAPARLPPPASAYDFCGSEQLSARAHGAVCDVIGLLVFAGRSERLRKGSELLEYRWLRLQDGRCSRPIWIQLFATSQPQTHRRLHPLMVVVCSRLKVVQTAAGVLYLTNTPHTMLQLTGGHRGYGQLPAVQQFLDWLRRQDDKRMKRAALIGGYFVYPPPPVSLETYMRDSRGEPGFLRGTVLLREMKKLCYRERRTFCIEATVTMVAYCSRGEEGSCIFWRDASSSLSSSSSSSSPSPSSSCRVTPSPTASQRTARPLTSTSSGRPCKRKLLLHSDTPAKGRPRATVQPKGSNETGVSVCTSNMTWRDDLLFEASMEFLHNTDDDDEEEEEEEEDEQGDTSYSTSSPSPPHFPHVAVETLAMRYNPACKKEQAVAVTMGGSLTCAAVFASDNYYTLRLKALSDDTCIHAIFLPQSSSSSLLPRPGSHGNTWASILSHGAFSSHAPPPSPGDLIATARQLANRRLACLLDVCHLGGDSNEVVIRRAFPMT, from the exons ATGGCGGCAACCGACTGCGTCTTACGCCGAACTCTGAGGCGGTCCAGAACCGCGCCAAATCAG CGGTCCCAGGTGGTCTGCAGGGAGACGCTCTACGTGTTGGACGTGTTGCGCTACACCAGAGACCTGGGCTCCTCCATCTACTTCCCGCACACCGTCTTCAGCG GCGACGACCTGTACGACGTCACACTGAGCGACCGCGACTGCCGCCTGCGCGTCACCCTGGATCCCGGGCTCAACGTGCTGGTGGAGAGGCACGTCCTGCGGTTGGGCGCGGCCTTGCGGACCGCCACCCTGGCCCCCGCCATGGTGGGCTTGGCGGACCGCACTGAGGACCAAAG CTTCATCTTGGTCAACGTGGAGATGAGCGTGGCCGCGGGCGACGACGAGAGCCGGGACTCGGATTGGGACTCGCTGCCCTGGAGCGGCTCGCCCGATGTGTCAG GTCCTCTGCTGGCCAGTCGAGCGTTCTTTCTGCCACTGTGGAATAAAGTGGACTTCCACGGAGACGCCTGGAAGCAGACGCCGCCTCCCATGAGCGAGCACGACGGGAAAG TTTACCACCCGTCCGTGACCATCAAAGGCCTCCGCGAGGGATTTATAGGGCGCAAAGTTTGGGTCCGGGGCAGCATCCTGCACCGGCTGATCCTGCGCATCACGGCGAAGTCAAAACTGACTTATTATGGGAAAGCAGATAGGAACTCCAAGTGTCCTTATCAGGTGGGTGAAGGCGTCGCCATCGAGGAAAGCGGACGCGGCGTcttacgcacgcacgcacgctcgcATGCGCTCGCTCGGCAGGGGCTGTTGGAGGCGTGCGACCGCACGGGAAGCGTGTCGGTGGTGATGTGGAACGGCCTGTGTGTCAACTGGTTCTGCGTTCTCAAGCCCGGTGACGTCATCAGCCTGAGCCACTTCCGGGTCAAGCGGCGCTACATGTCCGAGGGCGACGACATCG AGATCAGCGCGAACAGCCAGAATCTCGCCGCTCGCATCTCTCTGCTCCCGGAGGCGTCGGTGGCGCCCGCCCGCCTGCCGCCGCCCGCGAGCGCCTACGACTTCTGCGGCAG TGAGCAACTTTCGGCTCGCGCTCACGGCGCCGTCTGCGACGTCATCGGCTTGCTGGTCTTCGCGGGGCGCTCCGAGCGGCTGAGAAAGG GGTCAGAGCTCTTGGAGTATCGCTGGCTGCGTTTGCAGGACGGGCGCTGCTCTCGTCCAATCTGGATCCAGCTTTTCGCCACCTCTCAGCCGCAGACTCACCGCAGGCTCCACCCAT tAATGGTGGTGGTGTGTTCTCGTCTGAAGGTGGTCCAGACGGCGGCGGGAGTCTTGTACCTGACCAACACGCCGCACACAATGCTACAGCTCACAG GCGGGCACAGAGGTTACGGCCAGCTGCCGGCGGTGCAGCAGTTCCTCGACTGGCTGCGGCGGCAGGACGACAAGCGGATGAAGCGCGCGGCTCTGATTGGCGGGTACTTCGTCTACCCGCCCCCTCCCGTCTCCTTGGAAACGTACATGAGAGACAGTCGAG ggGAGCCCGGTTTCCTCCGGGGGACTGTGCTTCTGCGGGAGATGAAGAAACTTTGTTACAGGGAGCGACGCACCTTCTGTATCGAGGCCACCGTTACCATGGTTGCATACTGTAGCCGAGGAGAg GAGGGGAGTTGCATCTTTTGGCGAGACGCATCTTCGTctctgtcctcctcctcctcctcctcctccccctcgccctcctcctcctgccggGTTACGCCGTCGCCGACTGCCAGTCAGCGGACGGCCCGCCCGCTGACATCCACCAGCAGCGGCAG GCCGTGTAAGAGGAAGCTGCTGCTGCACTCGGACACGCCGGCAAAAGG ACGTCCTCGAGCGACCGTCCAACCCAAAGGCAGCAACGAGACAGGTGTGTCCGTGTGTACGTCCAACATGACGTGGCGTGACG ATCTTCTTTTCGAGGCTTCCATGGAGTTCCTCCATAAcaccgacgacgacgacgaagaggaggaggaggaggaagaggatgagcAGGGCGACACTTCTTATTCCACCAGCAGCCCTTCCCCGCCGCATTTCCCGCACGTCGCCGTGGAGACGCTGGCCATGCGCTACAACCCCGCCTGTAAGAAAGAACAGGCGGTTGCCGTGACGATGGGAGGAAGCCTCACCTGTGCCGCCGTCTTCGCCTCCGACAATTACTACACGCTCAGGCTTAAGG CTTTGTCGGACGACACGTGCATCCACGCCATCTTCCTCCCCCAgtcgtcctcttcctccctctTGCCACGCCCCGGCTCCCACGGCAACACCTGGGCCTCCATCTTGTCCCACGGAGCCTTCTCATCTCACGCGCCCCCGCCGTCGCCAG GTGACCTCATCGCCACGGCAAGGCAGCTGGCCAATCGTAGGTTGGCGTGTTTGCTGGATGTGTGTCATCTGGGCGGAGACTCCAACGAGGTGGTCATCAGACGAGCGTTCCCGATGACCTGA
- the si:ch73-71d17.2 gene encoding RPA-related protein RADX isoform X6 produces the protein MAATDCVLRRTLRRSRTAPNQRSQVVCRETLYVLDVLRYTRDLGSSIYFPHTVFSGDDLYDVTLSDRDCRLRVTLDPGLNVLVERHVLRLGAALRTATLAPAMVGLADRTEDQSFILVNVEMSVAAGDDESRDSDWDSLPWSGSPDVSGPLLASRAFFLPLWNKVDFHGDAWKQTPPPMSEHDGKVYHPSVTIKGLREGFIGRKVWVRGSILHRLILRITAKSKLTYYGKADRNSKCPYQGLLEACDRTGSVSVVMWNGLCVNWFCVLKPGDVISLSHFRVKRRYMSEGDDIEISANSQNLAARISLLPEASVAPARLPPPASAYDFCGSEQLSARAHGAVCDVIGLLVFAGRSERLRKGSELLEYRWLRLQDGRCSRPIWIQLFATSQPQTHRRLHPLMVVVCSRLKVVQTAAGVLYLTNTPHTMLQLTGGHRGYGQLPAVQQFLDWLRRQDDKRMKRAALIGGYFVYPPPPVSLETYMRDSRGEPGFLRGTVLLREMKKLCYRERRTFCIEATVTMVAYCSRGEEGSCIFWRDASSSLSSSSSSSSPSPSSSCRVTPSPTASQRTARPLTSTSSGRPCKRKLLLHSDTPAKGRPRATVQPKGSNETGVSVCTSNMTWRDDLLFEASMEFLHNTDDDDEEEEEEEEDEQGDTSYSTSSPSPPHFPHVAVETLAMRYNPACKKEQAVAVTMGGSLTCAAVFASDNYYTLRLKALSDDTCIHAIFLPQSSSSSLLPRPGSHGNTWASILSHGAFSSHAPPPSPGDLIATARQLANRRLACLLDVCHLGGDSNEVVIRRAFPMT, from the exons ATGGCGGCAACCGACTGCGTCTTACGCCGAACTCTGAGGCGGTCCAGAACCGCGCCAAATCAG CGGTCCCAGGTGGTCTGCAGGGAGACGCTCTACGTGTTGGACGTGTTGCGCTACACCAGAGACCTGGGCTCCTCCATCTACTTCCCGCACACCGTCTTCAGCG GCGACGACCTGTACGACGTCACACTGAGCGACCGCGACTGCCGCCTGCGCGTCACCCTGGATCCCGGGCTCAACGTGCTGGTGGAGAGGCACGTCCTGCGGTTGGGCGCGGCCTTGCGGACCGCCACCCTGGCCCCCGCCATGGTGGGCTTGGCGGACCGCACTGAGGACCAAAG CTTCATCTTGGTCAACGTGGAGATGAGCGTGGCCGCGGGCGACGACGAGAGCCGGGACTCGGATTGGGACTCGCTGCCCTGGAGCGGCTCGCCCGATGTGTCAG GTCCTCTGCTGGCCAGTCGAGCGTTCTTTCTGCCACTGTGGAATAAAGTGGACTTCCACGGAGACGCCTGGAAGCAGACGCCGCCTCCCATGAGCGAGCACGACGGGAAAG TTTACCACCCGTCCGTGACCATCAAAGGCCTCCGCGAGGGATTTATAGGGCGCAAAGTTTGGGTCCGGGGCAGCATCCTGCACCGGCTGATCCTGCGCATCACGGCGAAGTCAAAACTGACTTATTATGGGAAAGCAGATAGGAACTCCAAGTGTCCTTATCAG GGGCTGTTGGAGGCGTGCGACCGCACGGGAAGCGTGTCGGTGGTGATGTGGAACGGCCTGTGTGTCAACTGGTTCTGCGTTCTCAAGCCCGGTGACGTCATCAGCCTGAGCCACTTCCGGGTCAAGCGGCGCTACATGTCCGAGGGCGACGACATCG AGATCAGCGCGAACAGCCAGAATCTCGCCGCTCGCATCTCTCTGCTCCCGGAGGCGTCGGTGGCGCCCGCCCGCCTGCCGCCGCCCGCGAGCGCCTACGACTTCTGCGGCAG TGAGCAACTTTCGGCTCGCGCTCACGGCGCCGTCTGCGACGTCATCGGCTTGCTGGTCTTCGCGGGGCGCTCCGAGCGGCTGAGAAAGG GGTCAGAGCTCTTGGAGTATCGCTGGCTGCGTTTGCAGGACGGGCGCTGCTCTCGTCCAATCTGGATCCAGCTTTTCGCCACCTCTCAGCCGCAGACTCACCGCAGGCTCCACCCAT tAATGGTGGTGGTGTGTTCTCGTCTGAAGGTGGTCCAGACGGCGGCGGGAGTCTTGTACCTGACCAACACGCCGCACACAATGCTACAGCTCACAG GCGGGCACAGAGGTTACGGCCAGCTGCCGGCGGTGCAGCAGTTCCTCGACTGGCTGCGGCGGCAGGACGACAAGCGGATGAAGCGCGCGGCTCTGATTGGCGGGTACTTCGTCTACCCGCCCCCTCCCGTCTCCTTGGAAACGTACATGAGAGACAGTCGAG ggGAGCCCGGTTTCCTCCGGGGGACTGTGCTTCTGCGGGAGATGAAGAAACTTTGTTACAGGGAGCGACGCACCTTCTGTATCGAGGCCACCGTTACCATGGTTGCATACTGTAGCCGAGGAGAg GAGGGGAGTTGCATCTTTTGGCGAGACGCATCTTCGTctctgtcctcctcctcctcctcctcctccccctcgccctcctcctcctgccggGTTACGCCGTCGCCGACTGCCAGTCAGCGGACGGCCCGCCCGCTGACATCCACCAGCAGCGGCAG GCCGTGTAAGAGGAAGCTGCTGCTGCACTCGGACACGCCGGCAAAAGG ACGTCCTCGAGCGACCGTCCAACCCAAAGGCAGCAACGAGACAGGTGTGTCCGTGTGTACGTCCAACATGACGTGGCGTGACG ATCTTCTTTTCGAGGCTTCCATGGAGTTCCTCCATAAcaccgacgacgacgacgaagaggaggaggaggaggaagaggatgagcAGGGCGACACTTCTTATTCCACCAGCAGCCCTTCCCCGCCGCATTTCCCGCACGTCGCCGTGGAGACGCTGGCCATGCGCTACAACCCCGCCTGTAAGAAAGAACAGGCGGTTGCCGTGACGATGGGAGGAAGCCTCACCTGTGCCGCCGTCTTCGCCTCCGACAATTACTACACGCTCAGGCTTAAGG CTTTGTCGGACGACACGTGCATCCACGCCATCTTCCTCCCCCAgtcgtcctcttcctccctctTGCCACGCCCCGGCTCCCACGGCAACACCTGGGCCTCCATCTTGTCCCACGGAGCCTTCTCATCTCACGCGCCCCCGCCGTCGCCAG GTGACCTCATCGCCACGGCAAGGCAGCTGGCCAATCGTAGGTTGGCGTGTTTGCTGGATGTGTGTCATCTGGGCGGAGACTCCAACGAGGTGGTCATCAGACGAGCGTTCCCGATGACCTGA
- the si:ch73-71d17.2 gene encoding RPA-related protein RADX isoform X1 yields the protein MAATDCVLRRTLRRSRTAPNQRSQVVCRETLYVLDVLRYTRDLGSSIYFPHTVFSGDDLYDVTLSDRDCRLRVTLDPGLNVLVERHVLRLGAALRTATLAPAMVGLADRTEDQSFILVNVEMSVAAGDDESRDSDWDSLPWSGSPDVSGPLLASRAFFLPLWNKVDFHGDAWKQTPPPMSEHDGKVYHPSVTIKGLREGFIGRKVWVRGSILHRLILRITAKSKLTYYGKADRNSKCPYQVGEGVAIEESGRGVLRTHARSHALARQGLLEACDRTGSVSVVMWNGLCVNWFCVLKPGDVISLSHFRVKRRYMSEGDDIEISANSQNLAARISLLPEASVAPARLPPPASAYDFCGSEQLSARAHGAVCDVIGLLVFAGRSERLRKGSELLEYRWLRLQDGRCSRPIWIQLFATSQPQTHRRLHPCGPDGGGSLVPDQHAAHNATAHRRAQRLRPAAGGAAVPRLAAAAGRQADEARGSDWRVLRLPAPSRLLGNVHERQSRSADRHRRAWKGNSAASHREPGFLRGTVLLREMKKLCYRERRTFCIEATVTMVAYCSRGEEGSCIFWRDASSSLSSSSSSSSPSPSSSCRVTPSPTASQRTARPLTSTSSGRPCKRKLLLHSDTPAKGRPRATVQPKGSNETGVSVCTSNMTWRDDLLFEASMEFLHNTDDDDEEEEEEEEDEQGDTSYSTSSPSPPHFPHVAVETLAMRYNPACKKEQAVAVTMGGSLTCAAVFASDNYYTLRLKALSDDTCIHAIFLPQSSSSSLLPRPGSHGNTWASILSHGAFSSHAPPPSPGDLIATARQLANRRLACLLDVCHLGGDSNEVVIRRAFPMT from the exons ATGGCGGCAACCGACTGCGTCTTACGCCGAACTCTGAGGCGGTCCAGAACCGCGCCAAATCAG CGGTCCCAGGTGGTCTGCAGGGAGACGCTCTACGTGTTGGACGTGTTGCGCTACACCAGAGACCTGGGCTCCTCCATCTACTTCCCGCACACCGTCTTCAGCG GCGACGACCTGTACGACGTCACACTGAGCGACCGCGACTGCCGCCTGCGCGTCACCCTGGATCCCGGGCTCAACGTGCTGGTGGAGAGGCACGTCCTGCGGTTGGGCGCGGCCTTGCGGACCGCCACCCTGGCCCCCGCCATGGTGGGCTTGGCGGACCGCACTGAGGACCAAAG CTTCATCTTGGTCAACGTGGAGATGAGCGTGGCCGCGGGCGACGACGAGAGCCGGGACTCGGATTGGGACTCGCTGCCCTGGAGCGGCTCGCCCGATGTGTCAG GTCCTCTGCTGGCCAGTCGAGCGTTCTTTCTGCCACTGTGGAATAAAGTGGACTTCCACGGAGACGCCTGGAAGCAGACGCCGCCTCCCATGAGCGAGCACGACGGGAAAG TTTACCACCCGTCCGTGACCATCAAAGGCCTCCGCGAGGGATTTATAGGGCGCAAAGTTTGGGTCCGGGGCAGCATCCTGCACCGGCTGATCCTGCGCATCACGGCGAAGTCAAAACTGACTTATTATGGGAAAGCAGATAGGAACTCCAAGTGTCCTTATCAGGTGGGTGAAGGCGTCGCCATCGAGGAAAGCGGACGCGGCGTcttacgcacgcacgcacgctcgcATGCGCTCGCTCGGCAGGGGCTGTTGGAGGCGTGCGACCGCACGGGAAGCGTGTCGGTGGTGATGTGGAACGGCCTGTGTGTCAACTGGTTCTGCGTTCTCAAGCCCGGTGACGTCATCAGCCTGAGCCACTTCCGGGTCAAGCGGCGCTACATGTCCGAGGGCGACGACATCG AGATCAGCGCGAACAGCCAGAATCTCGCCGCTCGCATCTCTCTGCTCCCGGAGGCGTCGGTGGCGCCCGCCCGCCTGCCGCCGCCCGCGAGCGCCTACGACTTCTGCGGCAG TGAGCAACTTTCGGCTCGCGCTCACGGCGCCGTCTGCGACGTCATCGGCTTGCTGGTCTTCGCGGGGCGCTCCGAGCGGCTGAGAAAGG GGTCAGAGCTCTTGGAGTATCGCTGGCTGCGTTTGCAGGACGGGCGCTGCTCTCGTCCAATCTGGATCCAGCTTTTCGCCACCTCTCAGCCGCAGACTCACCGCAGGCTCCACCCAT GTGGTCCAGACGGCGGCGGGAGTCTTGTACCTGACCAACACGCCGCACACAATGCTACAGCTCACAG GCGGGCACAGAGGTTACGGCCAGCTGCCGGCGGTGCAGCAGTTCCTCGACTGGCTGCGGCGGCAGGACGACAAGCGGATGAAGCGCGCGGCTCTGATTGGCGGGTACTTCGTCTACCCGCCCCCTCCCGTCTCCTTGGAAACGTACATGAGAGACAGTCGAGGTCAGCGGACCGTCACCGGCGTGCTTGGAAAGGAAATTCAGCGGCCTCTCACC ggGAGCCCGGTTTCCTCCGGGGGACTGTGCTTCTGCGGGAGATGAAGAAACTTTGTTACAGGGAGCGACGCACCTTCTGTATCGAGGCCACCGTTACCATGGTTGCATACTGTAGCCGAGGAGAg GAGGGGAGTTGCATCTTTTGGCGAGACGCATCTTCGTctctgtcctcctcctcctcctcctcctccccctcgccctcctcctcctgccggGTTACGCCGTCGCCGACTGCCAGTCAGCGGACGGCCCGCCCGCTGACATCCACCAGCAGCGGCAG GCCGTGTAAGAGGAAGCTGCTGCTGCACTCGGACACGCCGGCAAAAGG ACGTCCTCGAGCGACCGTCCAACCCAAAGGCAGCAACGAGACAGGTGTGTCCGTGTGTACGTCCAACATGACGTGGCGTGACG ATCTTCTTTTCGAGGCTTCCATGGAGTTCCTCCATAAcaccgacgacgacgacgaagaggaggaggaggaggaagaggatgagcAGGGCGACACTTCTTATTCCACCAGCAGCCCTTCCCCGCCGCATTTCCCGCACGTCGCCGTGGAGACGCTGGCCATGCGCTACAACCCCGCCTGTAAGAAAGAACAGGCGGTTGCCGTGACGATGGGAGGAAGCCTCACCTGTGCCGCCGTCTTCGCCTCCGACAATTACTACACGCTCAGGCTTAAGG CTTTGTCGGACGACACGTGCATCCACGCCATCTTCCTCCCCCAgtcgtcctcttcctccctctTGCCACGCCCCGGCTCCCACGGCAACACCTGGGCCTCCATCTTGTCCCACGGAGCCTTCTCATCTCACGCGCCCCCGCCGTCGCCAG GTGACCTCATCGCCACGGCAAGGCAGCTGGCCAATCGTAGGTTGGCGTGTTTGCTGGATGTGTGTCATCTGGGCGGAGACTCCAACGAGGTGGTCATCAGACGAGCGTTCCCGATGACCTGA
- the si:ch73-71d17.2 gene encoding RPA-related protein RADX isoform X3: protein MAATDCVLRRTLRRSRTAPNQRSQVVCRETLYVLDVLRYTRDLGSSIYFPHTVFSGDDLYDVTLSDRDCRLRVTLDPGLNVLVERHVLRLGAALRTATLAPAMVGLADRTEDQSFILVNVEMSVAAGDDESRDSDWDSLPWSGSPDVSGPLLASRAFFLPLWNKVDFHGDAWKQTPPPMSEHDGKVYHPSVTIKGLREGFIGRKVWVRGSILHRLILRITAKSKLTYYGKADRNSKCPYQVGEGVAIEESGRGVLRTHARSHALARQGLLEACDRTGSVSVVMWNGLCVNWFCVLKPGDVISLSHFRVKRRYMSEGDDIEISANSQNLAARISLLPEASVAPARLPPPASAYDFCGSEQLSARAHGAVCDVIGLLVFAGRSERLRKGSELLEYRWLRLQDGRCSRPIWIQLFATSQPQTHRRLHPCGPDGGGSLVPDQHAAHNATAHRRAQRLRPAAGGAAVPRLAAAAGRQADEARGSDWRVLRLPAPSRLLGNVHERQSRSADRHRRAWKGNSAASHREPGFLRGTVLLREMKKLCYRERRTFCIEATVTMVAYCSRGEEGSCIFWRDASSSLSSSSSSSSPSPSSSCRVTPSPTASQRTARPLTSTSSGRPCKRKLLLHSDTPAKGRPRATVQPKGSNETDLLFEASMEFLHNTDDDDEEEEEEEEDEQGDTSYSTSSPSPPHFPHVAVETLAMRYNPACKKEQAVAVTMGGSLTCAAVFASDNYYTLRLKALSDDTCIHAIFLPQSSSSSLLPRPGSHGNTWASILSHGAFSSHAPPPSPGDLIATARQLANRRLACLLDVCHLGGDSNEVVIRRAFPMT, encoded by the exons ATGGCGGCAACCGACTGCGTCTTACGCCGAACTCTGAGGCGGTCCAGAACCGCGCCAAATCAG CGGTCCCAGGTGGTCTGCAGGGAGACGCTCTACGTGTTGGACGTGTTGCGCTACACCAGAGACCTGGGCTCCTCCATCTACTTCCCGCACACCGTCTTCAGCG GCGACGACCTGTACGACGTCACACTGAGCGACCGCGACTGCCGCCTGCGCGTCACCCTGGATCCCGGGCTCAACGTGCTGGTGGAGAGGCACGTCCTGCGGTTGGGCGCGGCCTTGCGGACCGCCACCCTGGCCCCCGCCATGGTGGGCTTGGCGGACCGCACTGAGGACCAAAG CTTCATCTTGGTCAACGTGGAGATGAGCGTGGCCGCGGGCGACGACGAGAGCCGGGACTCGGATTGGGACTCGCTGCCCTGGAGCGGCTCGCCCGATGTGTCAG GTCCTCTGCTGGCCAGTCGAGCGTTCTTTCTGCCACTGTGGAATAAAGTGGACTTCCACGGAGACGCCTGGAAGCAGACGCCGCCTCCCATGAGCGAGCACGACGGGAAAG TTTACCACCCGTCCGTGACCATCAAAGGCCTCCGCGAGGGATTTATAGGGCGCAAAGTTTGGGTCCGGGGCAGCATCCTGCACCGGCTGATCCTGCGCATCACGGCGAAGTCAAAACTGACTTATTATGGGAAAGCAGATAGGAACTCCAAGTGTCCTTATCAGGTGGGTGAAGGCGTCGCCATCGAGGAAAGCGGACGCGGCGTcttacgcacgcacgcacgctcgcATGCGCTCGCTCGGCAGGGGCTGTTGGAGGCGTGCGACCGCACGGGAAGCGTGTCGGTGGTGATGTGGAACGGCCTGTGTGTCAACTGGTTCTGCGTTCTCAAGCCCGGTGACGTCATCAGCCTGAGCCACTTCCGGGTCAAGCGGCGCTACATGTCCGAGGGCGACGACATCG AGATCAGCGCGAACAGCCAGAATCTCGCCGCTCGCATCTCTCTGCTCCCGGAGGCGTCGGTGGCGCCCGCCCGCCTGCCGCCGCCCGCGAGCGCCTACGACTTCTGCGGCAG TGAGCAACTTTCGGCTCGCGCTCACGGCGCCGTCTGCGACGTCATCGGCTTGCTGGTCTTCGCGGGGCGCTCCGAGCGGCTGAGAAAGG GGTCAGAGCTCTTGGAGTATCGCTGGCTGCGTTTGCAGGACGGGCGCTGCTCTCGTCCAATCTGGATCCAGCTTTTCGCCACCTCTCAGCCGCAGACTCACCGCAGGCTCCACCCAT GTGGTCCAGACGGCGGCGGGAGTCTTGTACCTGACCAACACGCCGCACACAATGCTACAGCTCACAG GCGGGCACAGAGGTTACGGCCAGCTGCCGGCGGTGCAGCAGTTCCTCGACTGGCTGCGGCGGCAGGACGACAAGCGGATGAAGCGCGCGGCTCTGATTGGCGGGTACTTCGTCTACCCGCCCCCTCCCGTCTCCTTGGAAACGTACATGAGAGACAGTCGAGGTCAGCGGACCGTCACCGGCGTGCTTGGAAAGGAAATTCAGCGGCCTCTCACC ggGAGCCCGGTTTCCTCCGGGGGACTGTGCTTCTGCGGGAGATGAAGAAACTTTGTTACAGGGAGCGACGCACCTTCTGTATCGAGGCCACCGTTACCATGGTTGCATACTGTAGCCGAGGAGAg GAGGGGAGTTGCATCTTTTGGCGAGACGCATCTTCGTctctgtcctcctcctcctcctcctcctccccctcgccctcctcctcctgccggGTTACGCCGTCGCCGACTGCCAGTCAGCGGACGGCCCGCCCGCTGACATCCACCAGCAGCGGCAG GCCGTGTAAGAGGAAGCTGCTGCTGCACTCGGACACGCCGGCAAAAGG ACGTCCTCGAGCGACCGTCCAACCCAAAGGCAGCAACGAGACAG ATCTTCTTTTCGAGGCTTCCATGGAGTTCCTCCATAAcaccgacgacgacgacgaagaggaggaggaggaggaagaggatgagcAGGGCGACACTTCTTATTCCACCAGCAGCCCTTCCCCGCCGCATTTCCCGCACGTCGCCGTGGAGACGCTGGCCATGCGCTACAACCCCGCCTGTAAGAAAGAACAGGCGGTTGCCGTGACGATGGGAGGAAGCCTCACCTGTGCCGCCGTCTTCGCCTCCGACAATTACTACACGCTCAGGCTTAAGG CTTTGTCGGACGACACGTGCATCCACGCCATCTTCCTCCCCCAgtcgtcctcttcctccctctTGCCACGCCCCGGCTCCCACGGCAACACCTGGGCCTCCATCTTGTCCCACGGAGCCTTCTCATCTCACGCGCCCCCGCCGTCGCCAG GTGACCTCATCGCCACGGCAAGGCAGCTGGCCAATCGTAGGTTGGCGTGTTTGCTGGATGTGTGTCATCTGGGCGGAGACTCCAACGAGGTGGTCATCAGACGAGCGTTCCCGATGACCTGA